From Anopheles darlingi chromosome 2, idAnoDarlMG_H_01, whole genome shotgun sequence, the proteins below share one genomic window:
- the LOC125959337 gene encoding histidine-rich protein PFHRP-II-like: MAFKFVAFATLIAAASAGLLPVAQHGAIATSHSTIQHHVAPAVHHVAPAVHHVGAIHAQPAVYHHTPAIVKTIAQPTIIKSVEHHAPANYEFSYSVHDGHTGDIKSQHETRHGDEVHGQYSLLDSDGHHRIVDYHADHHSGFNAVVRREPSGVKIAQPVHKVIAQPVHVSSYAHAPVAHSTIQHHHAAPIAHIAAPIAHHAAPIAHYAAPVVHHAAPIAHIAAPIAHHAAPIAHSSSSIKPIGVMAFKFVAFATLIAAASAGLLPVAQHGAIATSHSTIQHHVAPAVHHVAPAVHHVGAIHAQPAVYHHTPAIVKTIAQPTIIKSVEHHAPANYEFSYSVHDGHTGDIKSQHETRHGDEVHGQYSLLDSDGHHRIVDYHADHHSGFNAVVRREPSGVKIAQPVHKVIAQPVHVSSYAHAPVAHSTIQHHHAAPIAHIAAPIAHHAAPIAHYAAPVVHHAAPIAHIAAPIAHHAAPIAHSSSSIVHGASHLSHHHY; this comes from the exons ATGGCCTTCAAGTTCGTCGCATTTGCAACGCTGAtcgctgctgccagcgcaGGACTACTTCCGGTAGCTCAACATGGAGCCATCGCGACATCCCACTCTACCATCCAGCACCATGTGGCTCCAGCTGTCCACCATGTGGCACCAGCTGTTCACCATGTAGGAGCTATCCATGCTCAACCCGCTGTGTATCATCACACTCCTGCTATTGTGAAGACCATCGCGCAACCTACGATCATCAAGTCAGTGGAGCATCACGCGCCTGCCAACTACGAGTTCTCTTACTCCGTCCACGATGGTCACACCGGAGACATCAAGAGCCAGCACGAAACTCGCCACGGAGATGAGGTGCATGGCCAGTACTCCTTGTTGGACTCCGATGGTCATCATCGTATCGTCGACTATCATGCTGACCACCACTCAGGATTCAACGCAGTCGTCCGTCGTGAACCTTCCGGTGTGAAGATCGCCCAGCCAGTCCACAAAGTGATCGCTCAGCCAGTGCACGTGTCGAGCTATGCTCATGCTCCAGTCGCTCATTCTAccatccagcatcatcatgctgccccaATCGCACACATTGCTGCGCCGATTGCACATCATGCTGCCCCGATCGCCCATTATGCTGCGCCAGTTGTGCATCATGCTGCCCCGATCGCACACATTGCTGCGCCGATTGCTCATCATGCCGCTCCGATCGCtcactcctcctccagcaTT AAACCAATCGGCGTAATGGCCTTCAAGTTCGTCGCATTTGCAACGCTGAtcgctgctgccagcgcaGGACTACTTCCGGTAGCTCAACATGGAGCCATCGCGACATCCCACTCTACCATCCAGCACCATGTGGCTCCAGCTGTCCACCATGTGGCACCAGCTGTTCACCATGTAGGAGCTATCCATGCTCAACCCGCTGTCTATCATCACACTCCTGCTATTGTGAAGACCATCGCGCAACCTACGATCATCAAGTCAGTGGAGCATCACGCGCCTGCCAACTACGAGTTCTCTTACTCCGTCCACGATGGTCACACCGGAGACATCAAGAGCCAGCACGAAACTCGCCACGGAGATGAGGTGCATGGCCAGTACTCCTTGTTGGACTCCGATGGTCATCATCGTATCGTCGACTATCATGCTGACCACCACTCAGGATTCAACGCAGTCGTCCGTCGTGAACCTTCCGGTGTGAAGATCGCCCAGCCAGTCCACAAAGTGATCGCTCAGCCAGTGCACGTGTCGAGCTATGCTCATGCTCCAGTCGCTCATTCTAccatccagcatcatcatgctgccccaATCGCACACATTGCTGCGCCGATTGCACATCATGCTGCCCCGATCGCCCATTATGCTGCGCCAGTTGTGCATCATGCTGCCCCGATCGCACACATTGCTGCGCCGATTGCTCATCATGCCGCTCCGATCGCtcactcctcctccagcaTTGTTCATGGAGCCAGCCACctcagccatcatcattactAA
- the LOC125959338 gene encoding histidine-rich protein PFHRP-II-like, translating to MAFKFVAFATLIAAASAGLLPVAQHGAIATSHSTIQHHVAPAVHHVAPAVHHVGAIHAQPAVYHHTPAIVKTIAQPTIIKSVEHHAPANYEFSYSVHDGHTGDIKSQHETRHGDEVHGQYSLLDSDGHHRIVDYHADHHSGFNAVVRREPSGVKIAQPVHKVIAQPVHVSSYAHAPVAHSTIQHHHAAPIAHIAAPIAHHAAPIAHYAAPVVHHAAPIAHIAAPIAHHAAPIAHSSSSIKPIGVMAFKFVAFATLIAAASAGLLPVAQHGAIATSHSTIQHHVAPAVHHVAPAVHHVGAIHAQPAVYHHTPAIVKTIAQPTIIKSVEHHAPANYEFSYSVHDGHTGDIKSQHETRHGDEVHGQYSLLDSDGHHRIVDYHADHHSGFNAVVRREPSGVKIAQPVHKVIAQPVHVSSYAHAPVAHSTIQHHHAAPIAHIAAPIAHHAAPIAHYAAPVVHHAAPIAHIAAPIAHHAAPIAHSSSSIVHGASHLSHHHY from the exons ATGGCCTTCAAGTTCGTCGCATTTGCAACGTTGAtcgctgctgccagcgcaGGACTACTTCCGGTAGCTCAACATGGAGCCATCGCGACATCCCACTCTACCATCCAGCACCATGTGGCTCCAGCTGTCCACCATGTGGCACCAGCTGTTCACCATGTAGGAGCTATCCATGCTCAACCCGCTGTGTATCATCACACTCCTGCTATTGTGAAGACCATCGCGCAACCTACGATCATCAAGTCAGTGGAGCATCACGCGCCTGCCAACTACGAGTTCTCTTACTCCGTCCACGATGGTCACACCGGAGACATCAAGAGCCAGCACGAAACTCGCCACGGAGATGAGGTGCATGGCCAGTACTCCTTGTTGGACTCCGATGGTCATCATCGTATCGTCGACTATCATGCTGACCACCACTCAGGATTCAACGCAGTCGTCCGTCGTGAACCTTCCGGTGTGAAGATCGCCCAGCCAGTCCACAAAGTGATCGCTCAGCCAGTGCACGTGTCGAGCTATGCTCATGCTCCAGTCGCTCATTCTAccatccagcatcatcatgctgccccaATCGCACACATTGCTGCGCCGATTGCACATCATGCTGCCCCGATCGCCCATTATGCTGCGCCAGTTGTGCATCATGCTGCCCCGATCGCACACATTGCTGCGCCGATTGCTCATCATGCCGCTCCGATCGCtcactcctcctccagcaTT AAACCAATCGGCGTAATGGCCTTCAAGTTCGTCGCATTTGCAACGCTGAtcgctgctgccagcgcaGGACTACTTCCGGTAGCTCAACATGGAGCCATCGCGACATCACACTCTACCATCCAGCACCATGTGGCTCCAGCTGTCCACCATGTGGCGCCAGCTGTTCACCATGTAGGAGCTATCCATGCTCAACCCGCTGTGTATCATCACACTCCTGCTATTGTGAAGACCATCGCGCAACCTACGATCATCAAGTCAGTGGAGCATCACGCGCCTGCCAACTACGAGTTCTCTTACTCCGTCCACGATGGTCACACCGGAGACATCAAGAGCCAGCACGAAACTCGCCACGGAGATGAGGTGCATGGCCAGTACTCCTTGTTGGACTCCGATGGTCATCATCGTATCGTCGACTATCATGCTGACCACCACTCAGGATTCAACGCAGTCGTCCGTCGTGAACCTTCCGGTGTGAAGATCGCCCAGCCAGTCCACAAAGTGATCGCTCAGCCAGTGCACGTGTCGAGCTATGCTCATGCTCCAGTCGCTCATTCTAccatccagcatcatcatgctgccccaATCGCACACATTGCTGCGCCGATTGCACATCATGCTGCCCCGATCGCCCATTATGCTGCGCCAGTTGTGCATCATGCTGCCCCGATCGCACACATTGCTGCGCCGATTGCTCATCATGCCGCTCCGATCGCtcactcctcctccagcaTTGTTCATGGAGCCAGCCACctcagccatcatcattactAA
- the LOC125960007 gene encoding cuticle protein 8-like → MAFKFVAFATLIAAASAGLLPVAQHGAIATSHSTIQHHVAPAVHHVAPAVHHVGAIHAQPAVYHHTPAIVKTIAQPTIIKSVEHHAPANYEFSYSVHDGHTGDIKSQHETRHGDEVHGQYSLLDSDGHHRIVDYHADHHSGFNAVVRREPSGVKIAQPVHKVIAQPVHVSSYAHAPVAHSTIQHHHAAPIAHIAAPIAHHAAPIAHYAAPVVHHAAPIAHIAAPIAHHAAPIAHSSSSIVHGASHLSHHHY, encoded by the coding sequence ATGGCCTTCAAGTTCGTCGCATTTGCAACGCTGAtcgctgctgccagcgcaGGACTACTTCCGGTAGCTCAACATGGAGCCATCGCGACATCCCACTCTACCATCCAGCACCATGTGGCTCCAGCTGTCCACCATGTGGCACCAGCTGTTCACCATGTAGGAGCTATCCATGCTCAACCCGCTGTGTATCATCACACTCCTGCTATTGTGAAGACCATCGCGCAACCTACGATCATCAAGTCAGTGGAGCATCACGCGCCTGCCAACTACGAGTTCTCTTACTCCGTCCACGATGGTCACACCGGAGACATCAAGAGCCAGCACGAAACTCGCCACGGAGATGAGGTGCATGGCCAGTACTCCTTGTTGGACTCCGATGGTCATCATCGTATCGTCGACTATCATGCTGACCACCACTCAGGATTCAACGCAGTCGTCCGTCGTGAACCTTCCGGTGTGAAGATCGCCCAGCCAGTCCACAAAGTGATCGCTCAGCCAGTGCACGTGTCGAGCTATGCTCATGCTCCAGTCGCTCATTCTAccatccagcatcatcatgctgccccaATCGCACACATTGCTGCGCCGATTGCACATCATGCTGCCCCGATCGCCCATTATGCTGCGCCAGTTGTGCATCATGCTGCCCCGATCGCACACATTGCTGCGCCGATTGCTCATCATGCCGCTCCGATCGCtcactcctcctccagcaTTGTTCATGGAGCCAGCCACctcagccatcatcattactAA
- the LOC125960005 gene encoding uncharacterized protein LOC125960005 translates to MQATLRENELENASHRFRKSVYVLKDRDIEQHATFVAIGLDKDIFIIPHTLQNLPIELTEAIRDTKYIKWELHPVFVIERNNEIQENLSQVAEARNIKLHILSDCLNYWVPQQKASKITYTVPQDVTLRPLQEEHAQFLNDTWPYRYEQSKWYIETAIRVNSGFGLFDIKDGSLLACVFKNDHDSVGHLYTLPNKTNRGYGSTLAKAMTRKIAFQDNQHALAFISPSNEQSIRIFTKIGYVPVSRTIWLSSSVESKPTHRA, encoded by the exons ATGCAAGCAACTCTTCGTGAGAATGAGCTAGAGAATGCTTCACATAGGTTTCGCAAATCTGTCTACGTGCTGAAGGATAGGGATATCGAGCAACATGCTACATTCGTAGCCATCGGGCTAGATAAG GATATCTTCATTATTCCTCATACGCTGCAAAATCTACCCATCGAATTGACTGAAGCAATCCGTGATACCAAATATATTAAGTGGGAACTGCATCCCGTGTTCGTTATTGaaagaaataatgaaatcCAGGAAAATCTATCACAAGTAGCAGAAGCGCGAAACATAAAGTTACACATTTTGTCCGATTGTCTTAATTATTGGGTGCCACAACAAAAAGCCAGTAAAATTACCTACAC AGTTCCTCAAGATGTAACACTGCGCCCATTGCAAGAAGAACATGCACAGTTCCTGAATGATACCTGGCCGTATCGCTACGAACAATCCAAATGGTATATAGAAACGGCTATACGCGTCAATAGTGGATTTGGACTGTTTGACATAAAGGATGGATCACTGTTGGCATGTGTTTTTAAAAACGATCATGACAGTGTTGG GCACCTGTATACGCTACctaataaaacaaatagagGCTATGGGAGCACGCTCGCCAAAGCAATGACGAGAAAAATAGCGTTCCAGGACAACCAACACGCTCTTGCATTCATCTCTCCGTCAAATGAGCAGTCAATTCGCATATTCACGAAAATAGGTTATGTTCCTGTCAGTAGAACAATATGGCTATCCAGCAGCGTAGAAAGCAAACCAACTCATCGGGCATAA
- the LOC125960011 gene encoding cuticle protein 8-like produces the protein MAFKFLAVFAVFAVANAGLQQPINPVYHAAPINFAQPALFKPHSSQQHVQPALINALPQPTIVKSYAQPALVKSYVQPTVVKSYVQPTILKSYAQPAYVKQVEQYAPANYKFSYSVHDSHTGDIKSQHETRHGDQVQGQYSLLDADGHQRIVDYTADDHNGFNAVVRREPTNVKVIQPVQKVIAQPAYDVHY, from the exons ATGGCATTCAAA TTTCTCGCTGTTTTCGCAGTTTTTGCGGTAGCCAATGCAGGACTACAGCAACCGATAAATCCAGTTTACCATGCGGCACCAATCAACTTCGCGCAACCAGCTCTTTTCAAGCCTCATTCCTCGCAGCAACACGTACAACCAGCCTTGATCAATGCGCTACCACAACCGACAATAGTTAAATCCTACGCCCAGCCTGCACTAGTGAAAAGCTATGTCCAACCGACGGTAGTGAAGAGCTACGTGCAGCCTACCATCCTGAAGAGCTATGCTCAGCCAGCTTACGTTAAACAGGTGGAACAGTACGCACCAGCGAATTACAAGTTCTCTTACTCTGTGCACGATTCTCATACCGGCGATATCAAGAGCCAACACGAGACCCGTCACGGAGACCAAGTGCAGGGTCAATACAGCCTGCTGGATGCGGACGGCCACCAGCGTATCGTTGACTACACTGCCGATGACCATAATGGATTCAACGCGGTGGTTCGTCGCGAACCGACAAATGTGAAAGTGATCCAGCCAGTACAAAAAGTAATCGCCCAACCAGCTTACGATGTTCATTATTAA
- the LOC125960012 gene encoding cuticle protein 7-like, protein MAFQFVSFFAILAVAAAGVIPIEQTYQPAAYATHLSQPTLIKTVAQPATIVKTIAQPTYVKALAQPTIVKHIDEDHDAQYDFSYGVHDDHTGDIKQQHETRHGDQVHGQYSLIDSDGHKRTVEYTADDHNGFNAVVHREPTDIKIPQPAVHKIIAQPAITKVIAQPTKIVAAQPAPAVIKTVGLSHY, encoded by the exons ATGGCATTCCAA TTTGTTAGCTTTTTTGCCATTCTGGCAGTAGCAGCCGCCGGAGTTATTCCGATCGAGCAAACGTATCAGCCGGCAGCTTATGCTACCCATCTGTCTCAGCCAACACTTATCAAAACGGTGGCTCAACCAGCTACGATCGTTAAAACCATAGCTCAGCCCACTTATGTCAAAGCCCTTGCGCAGCCAACGATTGTCAAGCATATTGATGAAGATCACGATGCCCAGTACGACTTCTCCTACGGCGTACATGATGATCACACCGGAGATATTAAGCAGCAACACGAGACGCGCCATGGAGACCAAGTGCATGGTCAATACAGCTTGATCGACTCCGATGGCCACAAGCGCACAGTCGAGTATACCGCCGATGATCACAATGGTTTCAACGCCGTTGTTCACCGCGAGCCGACAGACATCAAGATTCCCCAGCCAGCAGTCCACAAGATCATCGCCCAGCCAGCGATCACTAAAGTAAttgcccaaccaaccaaaatcGTTGCCGCGCAGCCGGCTCCTGCTGTGATCAAAACAGTTGGTCTGTCGCATTActga
- the LOC125960003 gene encoding uncharacterized protein LOC125960003 produces MALKFTLFLVAAVSAASLQDYHQHQHNQQQQQQQQQQNQQQQRLHGLDLENRHQSTESRYETALQNRKEDQIGYDFSYSVHDPVTGDQKSQEESRRNGHVRGQYSWVDADGIRQIVDYRADDHTGFNAQQRTEPANRPRLNRILKLVPAQAVTPLYTIDTIIAPAYTSVSRVDQIRRSGQDSSVARDEQHGDKQEVRDTQRDEQNANRDNRRKERRDERLDEASGNEDRREERHGTHRDDRREDRREERREDRRDERRDDRGDDRREDHRDDDRRPDHHEEQRGDHTDERRADQRQETGDDRRLTGLGAGIQSEVHFQAPSVAYQYRN; encoded by the exons ATGGCCCTTAAG TTCACTCTGTTTCTAGTAGCCGCTGTCAGTGCTGCTAGTTTGCAGGACtaccatcaacatcaacataatcagcagcagcagcaacagcaacagcaacaaaatcagcagcaacagcgactgCATGGTCTTGATTTAGAAAACCGCCACCAGTCTACCGAAAGTCGGTATGAGACCGCCTTGCAGAACCGAAAGGAAGATCAGATAGGTTACGATTTTTCGTACTCTGTCCACGACCCAGTAACAGGCGATCAGAAGAGTCAGGAAGAGTCCCGAAGAAATGGTCATGTTCGCGGCCAATATTCCTGGGTCGATGCTGACGGTATTCGACAAATTGTTGACTACCGAGCAGATGATCACACGGGATTCAACGCACAGCAGCGTACGGAACCTGCCAACCGGCCACGTCTAAACCGAATCTTGAAGTTGGTACCTGCGCAGGCAGTAACCCCACTCTACACAATTGACACGATCATTGCCCCAGCATACACATCAGTATCGCGCGTAGACCAAATACGTAGAAGCGGCCAGGATTCCAGTGTCGCACGGGACGAACAACATGGTGACAAGCAGGAGGTTCGAGATACTCAGAGGGATGAACAGAATGCTAACCGTGACAACAGACGAAAGGAACGACGTGACGAGCGGCTGGATGAAGCAAGTGGCAACGAGGATCGTCGCGAGGAACGTCATGGTACGCATCGTGATGATCGGCGTGAAGACCGCCGCGAGGAACGCCGTGAAGACCGCCGAGACGAGCGTCGCGATGATCGTGGTGACGACCGCCGTGAGgatcatcgtgatgatgatcgacgcCCAGATCATCACGAGGAACAGCGTGGCGATCATACAGATGAGCGTCGAGCTGACCAGCGCCAAGAAACCGGTGATGATCGTCGCCTTACAGGGCTTGGCGCGGGCATTCAATCAGAAGTTCACTTCCAAGCTCCCTCGGTGGCCTATCAGTACCGCAACTAG
- the LOC125960013 gene encoding larval cuticle protein A2B-like isoform X1 codes for MYSKIVVVIALIAAVSAQSYHGQHQQSHYQPQHYHHEEEHHGPVHYEYHYDVHDDHTGDVHGQQEARKDDSTQGEYYLIDADGHKRTVKYHVEGKSGFIAEVHREPVKGYQAPQPQHHHQAQHHHAAPVHQNYHY; via the exons ATGTATTCCAAG atcgttgtcgtcatcgctCTGATCGCTGCTGTTAGTGCCCAAAGCTATCATGGCCAACACCAGCAGTCACATTACCAGCCtcaacactaccaccatgAGGAAGAGCATCATGGACCAGTACACTACGAGTATCACTATGATGTTCATGATGACCACACCGGAGATGTGCACGGACAGCAGGAGGCTCGGAAGGACGACAGTACCCAGGGCGAATACTACctgatcgatgccgatggccacAAGCGTACTGTCAAGTACCATGTTGAGGGCAAGAGTGGATTCATCGCTGAGGTGCACCGTGAACCGGTCAAGGGATACCAGGCTCCCCAGccccagcatcaccatcaggccCAACACCATCATGCTGCCCCAGTTCACCAAAATTACCATTATTAG